A genomic region of Mycolicibacterium poriferae contains the following coding sequences:
- the pyrR gene encoding bifunctional pyr operon transcriptional regulator/uracil phosphoribosyltransferase PyrR yields the protein MAATDRELMSAADVSRTIARIAHQIIEKTALDGPDGPRVVLLGIPTRGVTLATRLARNIAEFSGTDVAHGALDITLYRDDLMSKPPRALAATSIPEGGIDGALVVLVDDVLYSGRSVRSALDALRDIGRPRTVQLAVLVDRGHRELPIRADYVGKNVPTSRSENVKVRLTEDDGYDGVHIAPYGGPPR from the coding sequence GTGGCTGCCACTGACCGGGAGTTGATGTCCGCAGCGGACGTCAGTCGCACGATCGCTCGCATCGCGCACCAGATCATCGAGAAGACGGCACTCGACGGACCCGACGGCCCCCGCGTAGTCCTGTTGGGTATCCCCACCCGTGGCGTCACTCTGGCCACCCGATTGGCCCGCAACATCGCCGAATTCAGCGGTACCGACGTCGCCCACGGCGCGTTGGACATCACGCTCTACCGCGACGACCTGATGAGCAAGCCGCCCCGCGCGCTCGCTGCCACCTCCATTCCCGAGGGCGGCATCGACGGGGCGCTCGTCGTGCTCGTCGACGACGTGCTGTACTCGGGCCGCTCGGTCCGCTCCGCGCTGGATGCGCTGCGCGACATCGGACGTCCTCGCACGGTGCAGCTGGCGGTGCTCGTCGACCGCGGACATCGGGAGCTGCCGATCCGGGCCGACTACGTCGGCAAGAACGTGCCGACGTCACGCAGCGAGAACGTCAAGGTCCGCTTGACCGAAGACGACGGCTACGACGGCGTCCACATCGCACCGTACGGAGGTCCCCCGAGGTGA
- a CDS encoding aspartate carbamoyltransferase catalytic subunit — protein sequence MKHLLAAADLSRDDATAILDNADRFREALIGREVKKLPTLRGRTIITMFYENSTRTRVSFEVAGKWMSADVINVSASGSSVAKGESLRDTALTLRAAGADALIVRHPASGAAQQLAEWTRDEHGGPSVINAGDGTHEHPTQALLDALTIRQRLGGIEGKRVVIVGDVLHSRVARSNVALLHTLGAEVVLVAPPTLLPVGVGGWPVTVSHDIDAELPLADAVLMLRVQAERMNGGFFPSSREYSVRYGLSDKRQTMLAEHAVVLHPGPMLRGMEIAYSVADSPQSAVLQQVSNGVHVRMAVLFHLLVGAEEGAISA from the coding sequence GTGAAACACCTGCTGGCCGCGGCCGACCTCAGCCGCGACGACGCCACCGCGATCCTGGACAACGCCGACCGGTTCCGCGAAGCGCTGATCGGCCGCGAGGTCAAGAAGCTGCCCACCCTGCGGGGGCGGACCATCATCACGATGTTCTACGAGAACTCCACCCGCACCCGGGTGTCGTTCGAGGTCGCCGGCAAGTGGATGAGTGCCGACGTCATCAACGTCAGCGCTTCGGGATCCTCTGTCGCCAAAGGGGAGTCGCTGCGCGACACCGCGCTGACGTTGCGCGCGGCCGGCGCCGATGCGCTGATCGTGCGTCACCCCGCATCGGGTGCGGCTCAGCAGCTGGCCGAGTGGACGCGCGACGAGCACGGCGGCCCGAGTGTGATCAACGCCGGTGACGGCACCCATGAACACCCCACCCAGGCCCTGCTGGACGCGCTGACCATCCGGCAGCGGCTCGGCGGTATCGAGGGCAAGCGGGTGGTGATCGTCGGTGACGTCCTGCACAGCCGCGTGGCCCGCTCCAACGTGGCGCTGCTGCACACGCTCGGCGCGGAAGTGGTGCTGGTCGCCCCACCCACGCTGCTCCCCGTCGGCGTCGGCGGCTGGCCGGTCACGGTGTCCCACGACATCGACGCCGAACTGCCGCTGGCCGACGCGGTGTTGATGCTGCGGGTGCAGGCCGAACGTATGAACGGGGGCTTCTTCCCTTCCTCGCGAGAGTATTCCGTGCGTTACGGCCTGTCGGACAAGCGCCAGACCATGCTGGCCGAACATGCCGTGGTGCTGCACCCCGGACCGATGTTGCGTGGCATGGAGATCGCCTATTCGGTGGCGGACTCCCCGCAATCGGCGGTGCTGCAACAGGTTTCCAACGGCGTACACGTCCGCATGGCGGTGCTGTTCCACCTGCTGGTCGGAGCTGAAGAAGGGGCGATCAGCGCATGA
- a CDS encoding dihydroorotase translates to MTILLRGVRLYGEGDEVDVAVDDGQIAAIGAGLDVPGDAEIIDARGQVLLPGFVDLHTHLREPGREYAEDIETGSAAAALGGFTAVFAMANTDPVADSAVVTDHVWSRGQQVGLVDVHPVGAVTIGLKGKQLTEMGLMAAGVGRVRMFSDDGLCVEDPLVMRRALEYASGLGVLIAQHAEEPRLTVGAVAHEGPNAARLGLAGWPRAAEESIVARDALLARDAGARVHICHASTAGTVELLRWARAQGISITAEVTPHHLLLDDSRLNTYDGVNRVNPPLREASDAVALRQALADGVIDCVATDHAPHGTHEKCCEFANARPGMLGLQTALSVVVETMVNPGLLTWRDVARVMSEAPAAIVGLPDQGRPLEVGEPANLTVIDPSATWTVHGPALASRSDNTPYEAMELPATVTATLLRGTVTARDGKAGA, encoded by the coding sequence ATGACCATTCTGCTGAGAGGCGTTCGGCTCTACGGCGAAGGCGACGAGGTCGACGTCGCCGTCGACGACGGACAGATCGCCGCGATCGGCGCCGGACTGGACGTACCCGGCGACGCTGAGATCATCGACGCGCGCGGGCAGGTGTTGCTGCCCGGCTTCGTGGATCTGCACACCCACCTGCGCGAGCCTGGTCGCGAATATGCCGAGGACATCGAAACCGGTTCCGCCGCAGCTGCGCTCGGCGGGTTCACCGCGGTGTTCGCGATGGCCAACACCGACCCGGTCGCCGACTCGGCGGTGGTCACCGACCACGTGTGGAGCCGCGGTCAACAGGTCGGGCTGGTCGACGTGCACCCCGTGGGCGCCGTGACGATCGGGCTCAAGGGTAAGCAGCTCACCGAGATGGGGCTCATGGCCGCCGGTGTCGGCCGGGTGCGGATGTTCTCCGACGACGGCCTGTGCGTCGAGGACCCGCTGGTGATGCGCCGTGCGCTGGAGTACGCGTCCGGGCTCGGGGTGCTGATCGCCCAGCACGCCGAAGAGCCCCGGCTCACCGTCGGCGCCGTCGCCCACGAGGGACCCAACGCGGCGCGCCTGGGGTTGGCGGGCTGGCCGCGGGCGGCCGAGGAGTCGATCGTGGCGCGGGATGCGCTGCTGGCCCGCGATGCCGGCGCACGCGTGCACATCTGCCACGCGTCGACCGCAGGCACGGTGGAACTGCTCAGATGGGCCAGGGCGCAGGGAATCTCCATCACCGCCGAGGTCACCCCACACCACCTGCTGCTCGACGATTCCCGGCTGAACACCTACGACGGAGTCAACCGGGTCAACCCGCCGTTGCGGGAAGCCAGCGACGCCGTCGCGTTGCGGCAGGCCCTCGCCGACGGCGTGATCGATTGTGTGGCCACCGACCACGCCCCACACGGAACGCACGAGAAGTGCTGCGAGTTCGCCAACGCCCGGCCCGGCATGCTCGGGCTGCAGACCGCGCTCTCGGTCGTCGTCGAGACGATGGTGAACCCGGGGCTACTGACCTGGCGAGACGTAGCCAGGGTGATGAGCGAGGCGCCGGCGGCAATCGTGGGACTGCCCGATCAGGGCAGGCCGCTGGAGGTCGGGGAACCGGCGAACCTCACGGTGATCGACCCGTCGGCGACGTGGACGGTGCACGGCCCCGCGCTGGCCAGTCGCTCGGACAACACGCCCTACGAGGCCATGGAGCTTCCGGCGACGGTGACCGCGACATTGTTGCGGGGCACGGTGACTGCCCGGGACGGAAAGGCCGGCGCGTGA
- a CDS encoding PH-like domain-containing protein, whose protein sequence is MNTGTLVTTLVMAAVVAILIAVLIQAMMRGWRRRAERQAQIIGALPPLPDTVGPALVAPTKGLYVGSTLVPHWNDRVAAADLGFRAKAVLTRYPEGIMLQRSGAGPIWIPDDAIADIRTERNLAGKVIPGGKRKAAGGKTQSHEGILAIRWRLPSGTEIDTGFRADNRGDYSKWIPEEVS, encoded by the coding sequence GTGAACACCGGGACGCTGGTGACCACACTGGTGATGGCCGCCGTCGTGGCGATCCTGATCGCGGTGCTGATCCAGGCCATGATGCGGGGATGGCGGCGCCGGGCCGAGCGGCAGGCCCAGATCATCGGCGCCCTGCCGCCGCTCCCCGACACCGTGGGTCCGGCGCTGGTCGCACCGACCAAGGGTCTGTACGTCGGCAGCACGTTGGTGCCGCACTGGAACGACCGCGTCGCCGCCGCGGATCTCGGCTTTCGCGCCAAGGCCGTGCTGACCCGTTACCCCGAGGGAATCATGTTGCAGCGCAGCGGAGCCGGGCCCATCTGGATTCCCGACGACGCGATCGCCGACATCCGCACCGAGCGGAACCTGGCGGGGAAGGTGATCCCCGGGGGTAAGAGGAAAGCGGCCGGGGGCAAGACACAGTCGCACGAGGGCATTCTCGCGATCCGCTGGCGGCTGCCGTCGGGCACGGAGATCGACACCGGGTTCCGCGCCGACAACCGTGGCGACTATTCGAAATGGATTCCGGAGGAGGTCTCATGA
- the carA gene encoding glutamine-hydrolyzing carbamoyl-phosphate synthase small subunit: MTGQKALLVLEDGRVFTGRPFGAVGQTLGEAVFSTGMSGYQETLTDPSYHRQIVVATAPQIGNTGWNLEDSESRGDKIWVAGYAVRDPSPRASNWRATGTLDDELDRQGVVGVSGIDTRAVVRHLRSRGSMKAGVFSGAAAEAPVDELVDRVRHQEPMLGADLAGEVSTDDAYVVEPEGGERFTVVALDLGIKTNTPRNFAARGVRCRVLPSSASFAEIADLKPDGVFLSNGPGDPATADHVVGVTRDVLGAGIPLFGICFGNQILGRALGRDTYKMVFGHRGINIPVIDHATGRVAITAQNHGFALEGEAGEQFDTPFGRAEISHTCANDGTVEGVRLLDGKAFSVQYHPEAAAGPRDAAYLFDQFVDLMADNT, encoded by the coding sequence ATGACCGGACAGAAAGCGCTGCTCGTGCTCGAGGACGGCCGCGTGTTCACCGGCCGTCCGTTCGGGGCCGTCGGGCAGACCCTCGGCGAGGCGGTGTTCTCCACCGGTATGTCGGGCTACCAGGAGACGCTGACCGACCCGAGCTATCACCGCCAGATCGTGGTCGCGACCGCGCCCCAGATCGGCAACACCGGCTGGAATCTCGAGGACAGCGAGAGCCGCGGTGACAAGATCTGGGTGGCCGGATATGCCGTGCGCGATCCGTCGCCGCGGGCCTCGAACTGGCGGGCCACCGGCACACTCGACGACGAACTGGACCGTCAGGGCGTCGTGGGCGTCTCCGGCATCGACACCCGCGCCGTCGTGCGGCATCTGCGCAGCCGCGGCTCGATGAAAGCGGGCGTGTTCAGCGGGGCGGCCGCCGAGGCGCCCGTCGACGAGCTGGTCGACCGGGTCCGCCATCAGGAGCCGATGCTGGGCGCCGACCTGGCAGGCGAGGTCAGCACCGACGACGCCTACGTCGTCGAACCCGAGGGTGGCGAACGGTTCACGGTGGTCGCGCTGGATCTCGGCATCAAGACCAACACGCCCCGCAACTTCGCCGCCCGCGGTGTGCGCTGCCGGGTGCTGCCGTCCTCGGCGTCGTTCGCCGAGATCGCCGACCTGAAGCCCGACGGTGTCTTCCTGTCCAACGGGCCGGGCGACCCGGCCACCGCCGATCACGTGGTCGGCGTGACGCGCGACGTGCTCGGTGCCGGGATCCCGCTGTTCGGAATCTGTTTCGGCAACCAGATCCTGGGCCGCGCGCTGGGCCGCGACACCTACAAGATGGTGTTCGGGCACCGCGGCATCAACATCCCGGTGATCGATCACGCCACGGGCCGGGTCGCCATCACCGCGCAGAACCACGGATTCGCCCTCGAAGGTGAGGCGGGGGAGCAGTTCGACACCCCGTTCGGCCGTGCCGAGATCAGCCACACCTGCGCCAACGACGGCACCGTCGAAGGGGTCCGGCTTCTCGACGGCAAGGCGTTCTCGGTGCAGTACCACCCCGAAGCGGCCGCCGGACCACGTGATGCGGCGTACCTGTTCGACCAGTTCGTCGACCTCATGGCGGACAACACGTGA
- the carB gene encoding carbamoyl-phosphate synthase large subunit has translation MPRRTDLNHVLVIGSGPIIIGQACEFDYSGTQACRVLRAEGLQVSLVNSNPATIMTDPEFADHTYVEPITADFVERVIAQQAERGNKIDALLATLGGQTALNTAVKLYENGVLDKYGVELIGADFEAIQRGEDRQKFKDIVAKVGGESARSRVCYTMDEVHETVADLGLPVVVRPSFTMGGLGSGMAYSAEDIERMAGDGLTASPSANVLIEESIYGWKEYELELMRDGHDNVVVVCSIENVDPMGVHTGDSVTVAPAMTLTDREYQTMRTLGIDILREVGVDTGGCNIQFAVNPEDGRLIVIEMNPRVSRSSALASKATGFPIAKIAAKLAIGYTLDEIVNDITKETPACFEPTLDYVVVKAPRFAFEKFPGADTTLTTAMKSVGEAMSLGRNFVEALGKVMRSLETSRTGFWTGPDPDLDVSEVLARLRTPTDGRLYDIEYALRLGAGVDEVARASGVDPWFVEQIAGLVELRAELIDAPVLTEELLRYSKYSGLSDRQIAAVRPELAGEAGVRALRRRLGIHPVFKTVDTCAAEFEAKTPYHYSSYELDPSAETEVAPQAERPKVLILGSGPNRIGQGIEFDYSCVHAATTLSAAGFETIMVNCNPETVSTDYDTADRLYFEPLTFEDVLEVFFAEQSSGRGGPGVVGVIVQLGGQTPLGLAERLEKAGVPIVGTLPEAIDLAEDRGRFGEVLTNAGLPAPRFGTAISFDQARRIAADIGYPVLVRPSYVLGGRGMEIVYDEESLEGYIQRATELSPEHPVLVDRFLEDAIEIDVDALCDGTEVYIGGIMEHIEEAGIHSGDSACALPPVTLGRSDIEAVRRATEAIAFGVGVVGLLNVQYALKDDVLYVLEANPRASRTVPFVSKATAVPLAKACARVMLGATIAQLRDEGLLARTGDGATTPRNAPVAVKEAVLPFHRFRKSDGSQIDSLLGPEMKSTGEVMGIDHDFGSAFAKSQTAAYGSLPTQGTVFVSVANRDKRSLVFPVKRLADLGFRVMATEGTAEMLRRNGIPCDEVRKHFEEPSETNPLPSAVDAIKAGEIDMVINTPYGNSGPRIDGYEIRSAAVSMNIPCVTTVQGASAAVQGIEAGIRGDIGVMSLQELHSALGS, from the coding sequence ATGCCGCGTCGCACAGACCTCAACCATGTCCTGGTGATCGGCTCCGGGCCGATCATCATCGGGCAGGCCTGCGAGTTCGACTACTCCGGCACCCAGGCCTGTCGCGTGCTGCGGGCCGAGGGCCTGCAGGTCAGCTTGGTGAACTCCAACCCGGCGACGATCATGACCGACCCGGAGTTCGCCGACCACACCTACGTCGAGCCGATCACCGCCGACTTCGTGGAGCGGGTGATCGCCCAGCAGGCCGAGCGCGGCAACAAGATCGACGCGCTGCTGGCCACCCTCGGCGGTCAGACCGCGCTCAACACCGCGGTCAAGCTCTACGAGAACGGCGTCCTGGACAAGTACGGTGTCGAGCTGATCGGCGCGGACTTCGAGGCGATCCAGCGCGGTGAGGACCGGCAGAAGTTCAAGGACATCGTCGCCAAGGTGGGCGGTGAATCCGCCCGCAGCCGTGTCTGTTACACGATGGACGAGGTGCACGAGACGGTCGCCGACCTGGGTCTGCCCGTGGTGGTGCGGCCGAGCTTCACGATGGGCGGCCTCGGCTCCGGCATGGCGTATTCGGCCGAGGACATCGAGCGGATGGCCGGTGACGGCCTGACCGCGTCGCCGTCGGCGAACGTGCTGATCGAGGAATCGATCTACGGATGGAAGGAATACGAGCTCGAGCTGATGCGCGACGGCCACGACAACGTCGTGGTGGTGTGTTCGATCGAGAACGTCGACCCGATGGGCGTGCACACCGGTGATTCGGTGACCGTGGCACCGGCGATGACGTTGACCGACCGCGAATACCAGACCATGCGCACGCTGGGCATCGACATCCTGCGCGAGGTCGGTGTGGACACCGGCGGCTGCAACATCCAGTTCGCCGTCAACCCCGAAGACGGCCGGCTCATCGTCATCGAGATGAACCCGCGGGTGTCGCGCTCCAGCGCGCTGGCCTCCAAGGCGACCGGGTTTCCGATCGCCAAGATCGCCGCGAAGCTGGCCATCGGATACACGCTCGACGAGATCGTCAACGACATCACCAAGGAAACCCCGGCCTGTTTCGAGCCCACCCTGGACTACGTGGTGGTCAAGGCGCCGCGGTTCGCGTTCGAGAAGTTTCCCGGCGCCGACACCACGCTGACCACCGCGATGAAGTCGGTGGGCGAGGCGATGTCGCTGGGTCGCAACTTCGTCGAGGCGCTAGGCAAGGTGATGCGCTCTCTGGAGACCAGCCGCACCGGGTTCTGGACCGGCCCCGATCCCGACCTCGACGTCAGCGAGGTGCTGGCCCGGCTGCGGACCCCGACCGACGGACGGCTCTACGACATCGAATACGCGCTGCGGCTGGGGGCCGGCGTGGACGAGGTGGCGCGCGCCTCCGGGGTCGACCCGTGGTTCGTCGAGCAGATCGCCGGGCTGGTCGAGTTGCGCGCCGAGCTGATCGACGCCCCGGTGCTCACCGAGGAGTTGCTGCGCTACAGCAAGTACAGCGGCCTGTCCGACCGCCAGATCGCCGCGGTGCGACCCGAACTGGCCGGTGAGGCCGGTGTGCGGGCGCTGCGCCGCCGTCTCGGCATCCACCCGGTGTTCAAGACCGTCGACACCTGCGCCGCGGAGTTCGAGGCCAAGACGCCGTATCACTACAGCAGCTACGAGCTGGATCCGTCAGCCGAGACGGAGGTCGCGCCGCAGGCCGAACGGCCCAAGGTGCTGATCCTGGGGTCAGGGCCCAACCGCATCGGCCAGGGCATCGAGTTCGACTACAGCTGCGTGCACGCCGCGACCACGCTGAGCGCCGCGGGCTTCGAGACCATCATGGTCAACTGCAACCCGGAGACGGTGTCGACCGACTACGACACCGCCGACCGGCTGTACTTCGAGCCGTTGACCTTCGAGGACGTGCTCGAGGTGTTCTTCGCCGAGCAGTCCTCGGGGCGCGGCGGACCCGGCGTCGTGGGGGTCATCGTCCAGCTCGGCGGGCAGACGCCGCTCGGGCTGGCCGAGCGGCTGGAGAAGGCCGGCGTGCCGATCGTGGGCACCCTGCCCGAGGCGATCGACCTCGCCGAGGACCGTGGCCGCTTCGGCGAGGTGCTCACCAACGCAGGTCTGCCCGCGCCGCGCTTTGGCACCGCCATCAGCTTCGACCAGGCCCGTCGCATCGCCGCCGACATCGGCTACCCGGTGCTGGTGCGGCCGTCCTATGTGCTCGGTGGGCGCGGGATGGAGATCGTCTACGACGAGGAAAGCCTCGAGGGCTACATCCAGCGCGCCACCGAGTTGTCGCCCGAACACCCGGTACTGGTCGACCGGTTCCTCGAGGACGCGATCGAGATCGACGTCGACGCGTTGTGCGACGGCACCGAGGTCTACATCGGCGGAATCATGGAGCACATCGAGGAGGCCGGCATCCACTCCGGTGACTCGGCCTGTGCGCTGCCGCCCGTCACGCTGGGCCGCAGTGACATCGAGGCGGTGCGCCGCGCCACCGAGGCGATCGCGTTCGGAGTGGGGGTGGTCGGCCTGCTCAACGTGCAGTACGCGCTCAAAGACGACGTGCTCTACGTGCTGGAAGCCAATCCCCGGGCCAGCCGGACCGTGCCGTTCGTCTCCAAGGCCACCGCGGTCCCGCTGGCCAAGGCGTGTGCGCGGGTGATGCTCGGCGCCACCATCGCGCAGCTGCGCGACGAAGGACTGCTGGCGCGCACCGGGGACGGGGCGACCACCCCCCGCAACGCCCCGGTCGCGGTCAAGGAAGCCGTGCTGCCGTTCCACCGGTTCCGCAAATCCGACGGCAGCCAGATCGACTCGCTGCTGGGCCCGGAGATGAAGTCGACCGGCGAGGTCATGGGCATCGATCACGACTTCGGCAGCGCGTTCGCCAAGAGCCAGACCGCGGCCTACGGGTCCCTGCCGACGCAGGGCACGGTGTTCGTGTCGGTGGCCAACCGCGACAAGCGCTCGCTGGTCTTCCCGGTCAAACGCCTGGCCGATCTCGGGTTCCGGGTGATGGCCACCGAGGGCACTGCCGAGATGTTGCGGCGCAACGGGATTCCGTGCGACGAGGTACGCAAGCACTTCGAGGAACCGAGCGAGACCAACCCGCTTCCCTCGGCGGTCGACGCCATCAAGGCCGGCGAGATCGACATGGTGATCAACACCCCGTACGGCAACTCCGGGCCGCGCATCGACGGCTATGAGATCCGGTCCGCGGCGGTGTCGATGAACATTCCCTGCGTGACGACGGTGCAGGGCGCCTCGGCCGCGGTGCAGGGCATCGAGGCGGGCATCCGCGGCGACATCGGGGTGATGTCACTGCAGGAGCTGCACAGCGCGCTGGGGTCCTGA
- the pyrF gene encoding orotidine-5'-phosphate decarboxylase gives MSGFGERLAGAMAQRGPLCLGIDPHPELLQAWGLAVDADGLARFSDICVAAFGAAAVVKPQVAFFEAYGAAGFAVLERTIGALRDAGVLVLADAKRGDIGSTMAAYAQAWAGDSPLAADAVTASPYLGFGSLQPLLDTAAEHGRGVFVLAATSNPEGADVQRALAGERTVAQTIVDAAAEVNTGERYGSVGVVVGATLSDPPDVSALNGPVLVPGVGAQGGRPEALAGLGGAHPGQLLPAVSREVLRAGPEVADLAAAAARMRDAVAYLAG, from the coding sequence GTGAGCGGGTTCGGTGAGCGCCTCGCCGGTGCGATGGCCCAGCGTGGCCCACTGTGCCTGGGCATCGACCCGCACCCGGAGCTTCTGCAGGCGTGGGGTCTGGCCGTCGACGCCGACGGATTGGCTCGCTTCAGCGACATCTGCGTCGCCGCGTTCGGTGCCGCCGCCGTGGTCAAGCCGCAGGTGGCGTTCTTCGAGGCCTACGGTGCGGCCGGGTTCGCGGTGCTCGAGCGCACGATCGGCGCTCTGCGCGACGCCGGGGTGCTGGTGCTCGCCGACGCCAAGAGGGGTGACATCGGCTCGACCATGGCCGCCTACGCCCAGGCGTGGGCGGGTGACTCGCCCCTGGCGGCCGACGCGGTGACCGCATCGCCCTACCTCGGGTTCGGATCGTTGCAGCCGCTGCTGGACACCGCCGCCGAGCATGGCCGCGGGGTGTTCGTCCTCGCTGCGACCTCCAACCCGGAGGGTGCGGACGTCCAGCGGGCGCTGGCGGGGGAGCGCACCGTCGCGCAGACGATCGTCGACGCGGCCGCGGAGGTCAACACCGGCGAGCGGTACGGCAGCGTCGGCGTCGTGGTCGGCGCCACGCTGAGCGATCCGCCCGATGTGAGCGCCCTCAACGGGCCCGTTCTGGTGCCCGGCGTCGGCGCCCAGGGCGGCCGTCCGGAGGCGCTGGCCGGTCTCGGCGGCGCCCACCCCGGCCAGTTGCTGCCCGCGGTCTCGCGCGAGGTCCTGCGCGCGGGTCCCGAGGTGGCCGATCTGGCCGCCGCCGCCGCACGCATGCGCGACGCGGTCGCCTACCTGGCCGGGTAG
- the mihF gene encoding integration host factor, actinobacterial type, with translation MALPQLTDEQRAAALEKAAAARRARAELKDRLKRGGTNLKQVLQDAETDEVLGKMKVSALLEALPKVGKVKAQEIMTELEIAPTRRLRGLGDRQRKALLEKFDFS, from the coding sequence GTGGCCCTTCCCCAGTTGACCGACGAACAGCGCGCGGCAGCGTTGGAGAAGGCTGCTGCCGCACGTCGAGCGCGAGCCGAGCTCAAGGACCGGCTCAAGCGCGGCGGCACCAACCTCAAGCAGGTGCTCCAGGACGCCGAGACCGACGAGGTCTTGGGCAAGATGAAGGTGTCAGCGCTCCTCGAGGCGTTGCCCAAGGTCGGCAAGGTCAAGGCTCAGGAGATCATGACCGAGCTCGAGATCGCCCCCACCCGCCGGCTGCGCGGCCTGGGTGATCGTCAGCGCAAGGCCCTGCTGGAAAAGTTCGACTTCTCGTAA
- the gmk gene encoding guanylate kinase, with the protein MGALQAPVVVLSGPSAVGKSSVVRCLRERVADLYFSVSVTTRAPRPGEVDGVDYTFVTPERFQRLIDEGALLEWAEIHGGLHRSGTPAEPVRAAAAAGRPVLIEVDLAGARAVKKAMPEAVSVFLAPPDWAALEKRLIGRGTESADVMARRLQTARAELAAQGDFDEVVVNSQLESACAELVSLLVAHTSVPRDRL; encoded by the coding sequence ATTGGGGCGCTTCAGGCTCCGGTGGTCGTGCTGTCCGGCCCGTCTGCCGTCGGGAAGTCCAGCGTGGTGCGCTGCCTGCGGGAACGGGTCGCTGACCTGTACTTCAGCGTGTCGGTCACCACGCGGGCGCCGCGACCCGGCGAGGTGGACGGAGTCGACTACACCTTCGTGACGCCCGAACGATTCCAGCGGCTCATCGACGAGGGTGCGCTGCTGGAGTGGGCCGAGATCCATGGGGGTCTGCACCGGTCGGGAACACCCGCCGAGCCGGTGCGCGCTGCGGCGGCGGCCGGTCGACCCGTGCTGATCGAGGTGGACCTTGCCGGTGCGCGCGCGGTGAAGAAGGCGATGCCCGAGGCCGTGTCGGTGTTCTTGGCGCCGCCGGACTGGGCCGCGCTGGAGAAACGGCTGATCGGCCGCGGCACCGAATCCGCCGACGTGATGGCCCGCCGGCTGCAGACGGCGCGCGCTGAATTGGCCGCCCAGGGGGATTTCGACGAGGTCGTCGTCAACAGCCAGTTGGAATCGGCCTGCGCGGAATTGGTATCCTTGCTGGTGGCCCACACGTCGGTGCCGCGCGACCGCCTCTGA
- the rpoZ gene encoding DNA-directed RNA polymerase subunit omega, which produces MSTPHADTRLAAVDTDTAGASAYDTPLGITNPPIDELLDRASSKYALVIYAAKRARQINDYYNQLGDGILEYVGPLVEPGLQEKPLSIAMREIHEDLLEHTEGE; this is translated from the coding sequence GTGAGCACCCCGCACGCCGACACGCGGCTGGCCGCCGTCGACACCGACACCGCCGGCGCCAGCGCCTACGACACGCCGCTGGGCATCACCAACCCGCCCATCGACGAGTTGCTGGACCGCGCGTCGAGCAAGTATGCGCTGGTGATCTACGCCGCCAAGCGCGCGCGCCAGATCAACGACTACTACAACCAGCTGGGCGACGGAATCCTCGAGTACGTCGGACCGCTGGTCGAACCCGGCCTGCAGGAGAAGCCGCTCTCGATCGCCATGCGCGAGATCCACGAAGACCTCCTCGAGCACACCGAGGGCGAGTAG